The following nucleotide sequence is from Salvia miltiorrhiza cultivar Shanhuang (shh) chromosome 7, IMPLAD_Smil_shh, whole genome shotgun sequence.
AACATATAAGAGCCGTGTATTTTCTCTCATATATTGCGCACGTTGCTCCATGaagcttgagagagagagatagaggagagagagggagtgagaTTCTATAGTTTTTGTGGGTTACTGGTTGGAGCAAGTGGAAATATTGAGTGGCtgtttgaattttaaaaaggtaTGTTTATCTGTTTGAGTGACTTTTAAGGAACATTTgagttttctttttgtttcatATTTTCCCACTTTTTCCATTGAATTTTGTAGTTGTGAGAGAAATGATTGCAGATGCATGAACATGAGCTTCCCATTGGTTGGATTTTCAAGCTTCAATATATGATTATTGCCTTCTTTTTAGgcaaacttttttattttacactGATTTTGTCTGTGTAATTTCTTGTTTGTATAAATTGTATGGCTGATGAaacttttcaaaaataaaaagtttcaattttattttgaatttatcatAATTACCATTTTAAAAATCGTTTCTTTCTGTGATGCCTTTTTGTCTTGTAATACAGTTCCTCACGAGGTTGTGTCAGAAAGGGAggaaattttttcaaaaattaaatcaCAAAGGCATAAACCGAAAAACCCAAGAAAAATAGATATAAAAATCCAATCTTTATCACTCTTTGCACTATTttaagtttaaggttttgatgCCATTTGTAAAAACTATTTTCCCCACACCTCTGCATTATGCTCTGCTTATAAGTCTCTACATGTAAAGATTCTAAGTGTCCCTcacatctcactctctctcccctctttctctctctgaaAAAGCCACAATCTTTACACACATTCTGCCATCTTGTACAATTACATCGTCACAACATTGTATTCTCATACTCTATCTAAAATCTTGAagctaaaaaagaaaaaagaaaaaatggggaaAGCTACAAAGTGGTTGAAGGGCTTGCTTGGGATGAAGAAAGATAAAGACAACGTGGAAAGCAATTCAAATTGCGGCGATaataagagagagaagaagCGGTGGAGCTTTGCCAAGTCCGGCAAGGATTCCGGCGGATTTAATCAGATTCCGGTGGATATTCCGGCGGCCGATTCGGCTTGGTTGAGATCCTACATTGGTGGCACGGACAAGGAGCAGAATAAGCACGCTATCGCCGTGGCGGCGGCAACGGCAGCCGCCGCCGatgccgccgtcgccgccgcacAGGCTGCCGTGGCGGTGGTCAGGCTGACCAGCCAGGGGAAGGGTGGCTTGTATACAGGTGGCAGAGAGCGATTGGCTGCTGTCAAGATTCAAACGGTGTTTAGAGGATTTTTGGTATGTgccattcaattttattttattttatatttttcaatttgaaTGTTCCAAAAAAATTTAGTTGGTTGATGGCTTTGTTTGCTAATGGTCTGAATTGATTTTGCTGTCCGCATttttggattaaaaaaaaaaaaattaaatgttggagagaatataatacaatgtttattttacttttgcTGGTTTCTTGAAATATAAGCAAATTACAAACACTGTAATCGAACAGAATGTTTATGTGCTGTCCTATTCtgattattacatttattcgaCTGCGATCTTCATCTAtcattgctgctgctgctgcagctccaatttgaaatttgaattttcttGCAGTTTGAATAATATTCTCCAAAATCAGATAAAGACTATTGCTATTTTTGTTACGGGCTGATATTATTTAGTAAAAGCTAAGGGCTTCCAAAATAACCCTATTACTTTTTGGAATAGATGTAAAGTGAAGTAAGAATCTTTTGTTATATTTTGGTCTGTTTCAATTGGATTTTTGTGTTTTGGTAATTTGATGTGTGAATTTGGTATTTTTATTAGGCCCGAAAAGCGTTACGGGCCTTAAAGGGGCTGGTGAAGTTGCAGGCCCTGGTTAGAGGCTACCTAGTGCGGAAACGTGCCGCTGCAACGCTTCATAGCATGCAAGCTCTATTCCGGGCCCAAGCGGCCGTCCGGTCTCAACGGGCCCGTCGTTCGATCAGCAATGATTATCGATACCAACTTGAAACACGAGGGAGAAAGCCCGTGGTACGAACGCAGacacaaatttttattaaatatatattcaattgtTAATTGATTAAGGCTTCCCTTTTGGTGAACCTTTTTAGGACCGATTTGATGAAAACAGGAGTGAGTTTCATAGCAAAAGGGTGGTCTCAACTTCTTGTGACCCTTCCGTCAACACATTCGATGAGAGCCCGAAAATCGTTGAAATTGACACGTGTGGCCCGAAATCGAGGTCCCGGAGGATGAATGGGTGCATGTCCGAGTATGGTGATGACCACTACTACCAAGCAATTTCGTCGCCTCTCCCATGCCCGGGCCCAGCCCGTTTGTCGATCCCCGACTGCCGCCACCTACAAGATTTCGATTGGGGGTTCGTCACCGAGGACTACAAGTTCCCCACTGCCCAAAACACCCCAAGGTTTTCGTGCTCGGGCCGGGCCCATGTCCCGGTGACACCACCCAAGAGCGTGTGTGGGGATAGCTTCTTTAGGCCGTACTCAAACTGCCCCAACTACATGGTGAACACACAATCGTTTAGGGCGAAGCTGAGGTCGTACAGCGCCCCGAAGCAGAGGCCCGAATTGGGCCCGAAGAAACGGCTGTCGTTGAACGAGATCATGGCATCAAGAAGTAGCTTCAGTGCCGTTAGAATGCAGAGGTCATGCTCTCAAGTTCAAGAAGATTTTGAATTTTAGGATATGGATATTTATATGATATGCTAAAATTATGTTTCTTTTTGTTGCATCCGAGATTAGCTTTGTCTATAGACAAAATGGAGCCAGCATATAAAAGCTTTCTCTATATGCCTTTGTTTTCCTCATAGAATAGAACAGAATGCTTGTGTACATTCCTTGACAAAATTATGTTAAGCACCTTGCTTTAATTAATGAAATcactctcttttttcttttctttacacTTAAACGTCGTGTTTCTTCACACTCCAAATTTCaaattaacttcaaataattataattgaaaatatgAGCTTACAGCCACAAAGTTAAATTGATTTGTCACATTCAATAAAATTCTCTTATTACTTTTATCAAGGTGAGAAAATCTTATACTAAGTACTATTTTGAAATGAACATGTTGATTGTTTCCCGCCCGtagttgtatttattttatgatgtatAGTGTGAA
It contains:
- the LOC130992527 gene encoding protein IQ-domain 26-like codes for the protein MNMSFPLLKKKKEKMGKATKWLKGLLGMKKDKDNVESNSNCGDNKREKKRWSFAKSGKDSGGFNQIPVDIPAADSAWLRSYIGGTDKEQNKHAIAVAAATAAAADAAVAAAQAAVAVVRLTSQGKGGLYTGGRERLAAVKIQTVFRGFLARKALRALKGLVKLQALVRGYLVRKRAAATLHSMQALFRAQAAVRSQRARRSISNDYRYQLETRGRKPVDRFDENRSEFHSKRVVSTSCDPSVNTFDESPKIVEIDTCGPKSRSRRMNGCMSEYGDDHYYQAISSPLPCPGPARLSIPDCRHLQDFDWGFVTEDYKFPTAQNTPRFSCSGRAHVPVTPPKSVCGDSFFRPYSNCPNYMVNTQSFRAKLRSYSAPKQRPELGPKKRLSLNEIMASRSSFSAVRMQRSCSQVQEDFEF